AGAATTTTGAGACATGCTCAAAGAAATTGAGAGGGATAAAAGTCCTAGTACCTCTTTACGTATGGTGCCATCTAACTTGTTACTAGAAAGGTTGAGTATCAAAGATTTTGGCAGTTTCCAAGACTAGGAGGTATGCTTCCCTCAAACCTATTCCCCTTCATGAAGAGCCTTGTCACTGAAGTCAAGTTACCTAAGGAGGATGGGATTGGCCCTGAAAATATGTTCAGATTCAGATACAGTCCCTCTAACTTGTAAAGCTTCCCGATCACATCAGGGAGACTAACACCAATGTGGTTTTGTTCTATTCCAAGAGTTGTCAAGTTTACCAGATTTCCAATGCCAGTAGGGAGGGGTCCATATATCAGATTTCCTCCTATTGTAAATATCCTCAGTTTGGTTGATAGGTTAGCTATGGAATCTGGCAATTCTCCTCCAAGATGATTACGGctaaaactcaacacctcaAGATTAGTACAATTAGCAAGGAAATTGAGAGAAGTAAGGTCACCATCTTTCCCACTTCCTAGTGAATTGTCTTCAGCAAAATCAAGAAGCCGAAGTCTAGAAGCATTTGACAATGATGCTGGAACAGTTCCTGTGAATTTGTTGACATCGCCGGCAAATACCTCCAAATTAGGAAGAGTAATGCCAACGTTTTGCGGCAGCTCTCCACGCAGCTGGTTGTCAGTAACACTGAAAATGTGTATGATAATATAAATTGAAGAAGGGACCATACCAGACAAATTATTGCTCCAAACTAGGAAGTTTCCCAGGCTTGTTAGGCGCCCGAGCTGATTGGGTATCCTTCCCTGTAAATTGTTGTCGCCAAGAGCTATACTGTACAAAGATGAAAAGTTTCCTATCCACTCTGGGATTTTTCCAGTAAGATGGTTACCCTGAAGCCATAGATGAGTTAACTTCAATAATGAACCAAGTTGATCAGGGATCGACCCAGTAAGCTCATTGGAAATAACATTGAGCACTCTTAGTTGTGTGCAGTGAGATATATTAGATGGAAATTTCCCACTGAAGGAATTGAGAGACAGATGAAGCAGTTGCAGGCGTAGAAGACGACCCATTTCTTGAGGAATTTCACCATGAAAATTGTTTTTTTATGAGGTTGATTCCAGTAAGATAAGAAGATTTCCTATAGAAGGTGTTATGGAACCCGCCAATTTTCTATCTTCCAGAGTCAAACTCACGACACTTTTGGTGAAGTTGTTGCATGTGAAGCCTGCCCAACTGCATAAATCAATGGAATTAGTCCACGAGCTGATGATATGGAGAGGATCTTCAGTGATTCTTTCCTAAAGTCTAGTAGTGCCAAGCGATCCAATTCAATTCCAGAACTTGGTAGTGTTGCAGATTCTAGACTTGTGCTCATACATAAAACAATGATCCCAGGAAGGAATTTAAGCAAAATCCACCTACAATGTGCTAGTGAATGTCCCATCATGTTCTAGATGCAGGAGTCATACAAGGAGCAAATGAACAATTCAAGGTTTTTTCTGTAAATGAAAGCATACAAAGaagtaaactttttttttttagatggaTGGGGATCCAAAGGGCCGAAAAGTTTGAAAAACTACATATCTCATATATATCTCATATGAGATACACAAATATCCAGAAGGAGGTTGATAACTTGTGGAGAAGGTTGCTCTATGAAATGCACACCCAAATCCTCAATAAGGCTACACTTGGATAGCATACAAAGAAGCAATGTCAATTGCAGAACCACCTTTATAATGACATAGTACGTAACTACTAATTAATAGGTTTATAATGACATTAACAATATTTAGGTCTTCATTATGGAGATAAGACTTGTAGTTGATATATATATTGGAAGCCTAAGAAGGATATATAAGCAAGGTCCCCTACAACATGAATGCGCTAAAGACTTTTGGCAAATTGAGATGGTGAAATGTTCTGACTTCTGAAATCACCAAGTTCGATGGATGCAGAGGTCATGGCAGTTATCAAAGTAATTGATTTAGCTTGGATTAGAGATTGGAAGCATATCTGGTTAGAGGCTGATTCAGtcagaaagaaggagaaggttGGGAATTTTCTCATATATTTCTTCTCCAAGAATggagtatatatatacataagaTACATAAAGTCCTATTACAAAAAATATTCCTAATAGTGGATTAGCCCCTAACTTGTTCGGCCAGCCACCAACTTGTCCGCCACCATTGTCTGCCATCATTGTTGGCCTCCAGCACTACTCacgtcaacactccccctcaagttggtgcatacagatcacgaatgcccaacttgtcaagtgagtcataaaaAGCTTTAGTCGAGAGAGCCTTTGTAAGAATATCTGCCAACTGTTCTTCAGTAGGAACGAAGGGAAACAAAATGATCTGTCCATCCAGCTTTTCtttaatgaagtgtcgatctACCTCCACATGTTTCGTGCGATCGTGCTGAACAGGATTGTGagcaatttcaattgcagcTTTGTTATCACAATAAAGCGACATAGCCTTTTTCTGTCTGAACCCCAAATCATTCaataaatttctcaaccacaacatctcacaaagtcctcgggccattcctctatactctgcttcagcactagagcgagccaccaccttttgtttcttgctcttccaagtaACCAAGTTACCACCCACAAATGTGAAGTAGCCCGAAGTAGACATGCGATCTGTAATATTacctgcccagtctgcatctgtgtatccgGAAACATCCAAGTGACTGTATTTTGAAAAGATTAATCCCTTCCCTGGAGCAGACTTTAAATACTGCAAGATACGAAATACAGCATCCATATGGGCTTCACTgggattatgcataaactgactcaccacactaatTGCATAAGCTAAATCTGGTCTCGTGTGGgataaataaatcaaccggccaactaacctctggtatCTCCCTTTATTTGTGGGTACTTGATCTAAATACTCTGCTAATTGATGGTTCTGCTCGATAGGAGTAGCAACTGGTTTACAATCAAGCATACCTGTTTCTGCCAGCAAGTCTAGGACATACTTTCTCTGACTCAACACAATACAATCCTTGCcacgagcaacttcaattcccaagaaatatttcaaattacccaaatctttcatctcaaattcagaggACAACTGACCTTGTAACCTTTGAATTTCTTCAATGTCATCACCTGTCAcaaccatgtcatcaacataaataatcaaggcagtcaCTTTACCACACCGATGTTTAAGAAACAAGGTATGATCTGAATTGCTCTGTCGGTacccaattttcttcatgaacttgGTGAACCGGCCAAACCAAGCTCTGGGAGACTGCTTCAAGCCATAAAGCGACTTCTTCAATTTGCACACCATCTGCTCTCCAGTGGAAGTACCATATCCAGGAGGCAAATCCATATAAACCTCTTCATGCAGATCACCatgcaagaatgcattcttaacatcaaactgttgcaaaggccaatcaagattagcagCTAACGAGAGAAGTACCCGAATTGTGTTAATTTTGGCCACTGGTGCAAATGTCTCATCATAATCCACTCCATACTTCTGAGTATAACCTTTAGCCACTAATCTTGCCTTGTACCGATCCACTGAACCATCCGAATTATGTTTCACTGTATACACCCACCGACAACCAACTGTCTTCTTCCCTGGTGGTAATGACACCAACTCCCACGTACAATTCTTCTCAAGTGCATCCATCTCGACTGTCATTGCTTTCATCCACTTCTCATCCTTCAtggcatcctgcactttactaggaagagacacagaagataattgattcacaaatgcTGCATACGGTTTAGATAACCTATGGGTCGACACATATTTAGCAACAGGGTATTTAGCCTTAGCACTTAGAGTAGGTTCATAGTGTTTCGGAGGCTGACCATGGGTTGAACGACTGGGCAAGATTTTGGTAGGAACACTACCTGACACAGAAGAACTATTAGACAAGGAAAGATTAGGACATACTTCGGGTGATGATTGAGCAGGTGAGACCGctgaaggagagggagagacGGAAGAATTGTTTAAAACACCATCAGAAGACTGCAGAACATTATCAGAAACAGGGTCTGAAACTATCTCTCCGGCCGACTGGTCAGACTGATCCGGTTGACCAGTCGGTAACACATTGCCCAAAGCTTCTTCTCCAACCAGATCCATATTTTCCCTATTTTCCGTTTCTAACTCTGATGATGGGTCGGTAGAGCTTCTACCCTCCTTTTCCAGCTCCGTTCCTAAACACTctaaccttgagaactcagatTCCAGACTCTCATCTTGCCCATTGAACAAATCTTCATAATAATAAGACCTCTCCCCCTGACGAGGAGTCACATGAGGCAAGAAATAACAGGCATCTTCTCTGAAAGAAacatccatggtgacataaaaCTTTTGGGATTGTGGATGATAACATTTGTAACCTTTCTGATGAGAGCCATacccaacaaacacacacttaagggctcTAGCATCTAATTTTGACCTTTGATTCTTATACAGGTGAACataggcaacacaaccaaagacacgagcaggaaGGGTATTAGATGATGGGATAGAAACATAGTTAGACAAGACCTCAAGTGGGACACGACCTTGAAGAGGGGCAGAGGGAAggcgattgataagatgagaagcACACAAAACGGCCTCTCCCCAAAGGTATTTAGGCATGTTAGCACTAAGTAACAGAGACCAAGCCATATCCAGAAGGTGACGATTTTTCCGTTCAgacaccccattttgctcaggtGTCTGTGGACAGGAAGTTTGATGGATTATGCCGTGGTGTTGGAAAtattcatgaaaagaatgattaACAAACTCACCCCCATTATCAGAACGAAAAACCTTAACATGAGCATCATATTGAGTACGAACAAGACTATGAAATGCTTTAAAGGCAGAGAAAACAGAATCTTTGGATTTAAGTAAAACAACCCAGGATAATCGGGTAAAGTCATCGATGaataacacaaaatatcgcattCCAGAAAGGGTAGAATGTTTAGAAGGACCCCACACGTCTGAATGAATTAACTCAAAAGGCATAGTACTAGAATGAAAGCTCGAAGGATAGCTAGATCTATGACTTTTAGCCAaagcacaagtttcacaatgcaAACTAGAATCACTTATTCCCAAAAATAACGAAggcatggacttcttcataactcTAAAGGATGGATGACCCAAACGTCTGTGCCACAACCATACCTCACTCAGCCGATCAGAACTCAATGTCAATGCCAAAGGCTGTTCTGGTGCTTGTGTTTGTCCTGCGTACATGCAATCTAAGTGAAACAGTCTCCCTCTCAGATCTCCCTTACCAATGATCACCCGATTGCACAGATTTTGAAAAACAACATACATTGGATAAAAAGTTACTGAGCACTTATTCTGCGAGTTTAATTGAGATACAGATAAAAGATGATGAGACAACGAGGGCACATAAAGGACATCATGTAAAACCATGGATGGTGTAACCTGAATAGACCCAATACCTAAGACTGGAAAAGACGCACCATTTGCATTAGAGACACGAGATATAGAAGGAGATGACATAGACACAAAGAAAGATTTGTCgtaggtcatatgatcagacgcaccagaatcaattatccatgtatcactaccagtaaagtcagaaacatgtaaagcaaaaccaattttacctcgagttTCCTTAGTCAAGGAAACATTACCCTCAGAGAGATCTTGTCCTCCGACACAGTAGAAAGCAGGTTCTGTCATCTGGTGGACTGCTGTTTGGCCTTTCTGACTTCAACTCCCTCCAATATTGTTCCCTCCTCTCCAACCggaattattgaaattaaatactgaatttttttttattttttatttttatttttttttttatagaaaaagtGAGGATGAAGGGTGAGCTTTTGTTTAATCGATGGGTGTTAGAAAGTTtaatagaataaaaaaaaagtgggtGGAAAGTGAAAGTTGGTTGTGTACGGGTTTGTGGGTGGTGTTTGAAACTTAATAAAAGAAATTGGGAAGTGTGGAGAGGAAATGTGGAAGGATTAATGAAATGCGGTTGGTGGGGGAATCAAATAGTATGATTAATATATAGATATAGTTGGCAGCtcctcaaacaaaaaaaaggttgCCAGCAAGGTATTGGCTGGATTGACCGTAATTAATGGAATGGAGCAAGGAACAGAGAAAAGGTGTTGATTAATCAAAATTGGGTGGAGCTGCTGCTGCTGGATGTCGGATCGTGAGGTTGCTGCTGCTGTAGTTTAGACTGGGCTAGACTGCTGCAGATTTTGGACGAAGCTGCTGCTGCCGGAACGGTAATGGTAGTGTGCTTGAATGAAGGTAACCAAAGGAACCCAAAGAACCGAAAACAAAGAACCCGAAAAGAACAGTGACTGTATTAACGAAAAGAACCCGAAAGACAAAAAAACACGGCGGAACAGATCTGGGTCGGCGGGTCGTGTGTCGAGTGCATTCGTCAACAAGCGTTGTGGCTAAGAGACGTGACCGACCTGCTGCTGTTGGTGTGGTGGCTGGCGAAGCGGCAGCTGACAAAGGGATTGAGCCGAGATACTCCCACAGCTGTTGATGAATTGGGCCAAGACTTCTACAAAATTATACTGTGATTGTCGGGGGAAAGCAACCTCGAAGAAAGAGGAAGGACCTAAGAACCAAAGAAAAGATTTGACGGAGCAGAGCGGCCGCGGCGGCAGTGGCGGAGAAATTCTGGGCTGCTAAGAAATAGCTCTGCTTGTGTTTCTCTCTGTACCAATCAAAAGAACCCAAAAAAACTCAAAGGAACCAACGGAACAGATTGATGGCCGAATTGCTACAGATTTTGGACAGAAGATGCAGAGAACTGGAGCAAAAGAACccgaaaagcaaagaaaaaaaacgccGCGGAACAAACAGAGTCCAAATTGGATctctgctttgataccaagtcagaaagaaggagaaggttGGGAATTTTCTCATATATTTCTTCTCCAAGAATggagtatatatatacataagaTACATAAAGTCCTATTACAAAAAATATTCCTAATAGTGGATTAGCCTAGCCCCTAACTTGTTCGGCCAGCCACCAACTTGTCCGCCACCATTGTCTGCCATCATTGTTGGCCTCCAGCACTACTCACGTCAACAGATTCATCTCTTGTTCTTAGTTTTCTTCACTCTCCTGATTTGGTGCCTTGCCGTCTTCAAGTTGCATGGTGTAATTGTTTGCATCAAATAGCTCAAATGGAATTTCGTTCCTCGCATGTTTTCAGAGAAGCTAACCAAGTTGCAGACACATTTGCCAATTTTGGTTGTTCTTCAAATGGTCTAGTTTGGTGGGCAATGCACCaccttttatttttgattccTGCAATAAGATTACTTGGGTCTTCCCAATTTCCATATTCGCTAGACGTTGTTTTCTAAAGAGGTTTGGTTTGGCCCTGgaggttgaaaaaaaaaatcacttagTTATGGAGTTGATATAAGAATTTTAGTGTAACTAAAGATGAGTACTGGGCACTGATCAGTAAATTACATGCTCCTTCATTTTCTGTAATTTTTCATTTATGAGGATGATAGGTGAGTTGCATTTATTGTATGCATACTGAATTGAAACTAATATTGCAGCAATTTTGACTTGGTTTGCGGTGGTGACAAGTCCACATTTGTGAACCAGCTCCATGGCCTTGATGCATCTTCACTTGATCGGTGCTTCCTTGTACATATAGATTGGTTCACAAATGCGCTGGAATGTACATATTTGTTGAAGTTGCTGTTCAAGCCAATTATAGATTGGTTCAATAAACTAGTACAAATCTAGTAGAAAATGAGACATCCAGTACAAATCATGGTGCTTTGATTTGtactaaatattgaacaaatgaTTTTGAACTGCAATCAAGGCCTGTTTATAATGACCATAAATAAGCGGCGGAGGAGGACAAAGtcaggtggtggtggtggtcagTCAGGTCCTCGAAATGACCATATAATTGTTTTGGGATGTTCTGGGTTCTGATTGAAATGACACCGATCAAGTGAAGATGCATCAAGGCCATGGAGCTAGTTCACAAATGTTTTATACATATTTTGTCCTAGATCAGTTTATTGAACATTTTCTACAGaaaatcagtattaattaagccaataaggcttaaggttaaattTATCATAATCCTTGCAATTGCCCCTCACTCTATATAAGTCTacaaaattagatataaataAACAAAGGGTAAAAGAGTAATCTGGGAGGACAAGACTGTTTCAGTTTCCTTCAAAAACTGATTTATAGTTATTATTCCCCCACCTTTTCTAAATTGTGTAGAAGACGTTCTCCTCTTCGTTTTCTTCTCTACCGCAAACTGTAGTCGTTTTCATTTGTTGCTataaaaaaccaaaagctaTAGGTAGTAAACCGTTTCTTCTCCTAATCCTTTTCTATAGAAAATCTCCAAGAGACGCACTATACTTGATCAATTTAGAAAGTTCATTACTCTATTTTTTAAGTTTGTTTGTATATCTGATCAGTTAATATTCTTCCCCATCTAATTTCTTTCTACTTTGTGTGTGCATGTATGTTTGTTTGTGGCAACTGCAGTGAAATTTTGATTATGGTGTTTACAAAACCTTCTTCCTTAGATGCGAGCGGTGAAGTTTATTTATTGGTCTGATCCCTTCCGAATTATCCATTTATAGTATGTATCTTATGTAAATTGATGATATTACTTGATTGATGACTATTGTTAGTGTACTTCAAGGAAAAAAATTGATTGTTTATTGCATGATTGTTCATAGATATTTATTTCCAGGTGTTTTCTTTGCATCTTCTTAGGTTACGTGAAGAGATGACTAAATTCTTTGGTTCCGAGTAACTTTTATACTCcatttttcttctccatctAACCTAATTTGGTTTTCCAATTGcatcaattttattttccttttcctgtCATCATGCGGTTGGTTATGTTTTAGAATGGTTTGACAATAAAAAGAAGCGGGTTGGAACAACAACGAGTTTTTTAATCAAACAACAAACATGATTCATCTAATTGATAAAAAACTTATTCTTGGGATTATTTCCTTCCTGTTCAATCAGAACCCAGAACATCCCAACTGTGAAGATCATTTCAACAATACGTATGTCGTACAAAATATGTACAAATGCGCTGTTTTTGAACAAGGATGGCCTGTTGGAACTAATATGTACTTGACATCTTTTGATGCACTGGAATGTACATATAGATTGGTTCACAAATGCGCTAGAATTGTACAAAAATTATATATGTACAAAAGAGGAAGATACAATACGCATAGAGACACATACATTCCAACATCTCAACTCAAAACTGATCTTCTATCTCTTCGTTGTTGTTCCAATTCCGCTTCTTGTTTTTGATGATTTGTTATCGTTCCAATTTCCTCTCTTGTTCAAATCCCCTTATTGAAGGCCCTATTTCAATTTCTAGCCAAAGGAGCCAATTGGATTTGGGGAATCATGAAAGCATCCGTAGATctaaggcaaatttttttttttaaatttattattattttttcgttttcttttctcgattacaaaaaaaaaaatagttaacCCGTACTTTTAGGCTTATGTCTGGACCATCTGGGCATTTTGCTAGTCCACCACCGGAGGTGGACGAGCAAAATGAAGACCCTCCAGTGGTGGACGTGCCTCTTTTTGACCAGAGGGGTCTGTTGTTGAACTGGAGGAGGCTATTTAAGACCCGGAGCCTATTGAAGACCCGGAGGAGGCTATTGAAGACCCGGACGAGCCTGAGCCAGTTGATGGTATGATCTCATGCTCTGTGCAGTCTGGGTTTAGggcttttcttctctttatggCTTTGTACTTTGTTTTTGGTTTAATGCATATGAAAATCCTgatgtgtttgatgaaatgggTCTCCAAACTCTGCTAATCTATTATCTCCATGCTTGTGGTGAATTGGATTCTTTTGCGATCTTGGATTTCGAGTACCACATTATCAATGCTCTTATTCCTTACTGTTTGGATTGTTGTCACCAAGTTTTGTTGTGATTTAAATCATTCTTGGGTTTTGTTCACTCTTGGGTATTTActgatttgaaatttgattAATGTAATACTTCTTATATTCATGGATGACTAACATAAAATGCTTGattgaatatatatttttaggTCCAAATCTCAATTTCAATGCTCGCGCCTTTCGTTATGATATATTGTTAGGTAAAtcttaatttttgatttctattgtttagAGTTTAgtattgcgtattatatattgCATTCTAGTAGTTTATTTGCTTAAGATGCAAGTATGTTTGAGTTCTTCAACTAAATAATATAGACAGTTTGAGTAATATAGTATGTTTGAGTAATCTGGAAGGATAAGACAGTTTCAGTTTCCTTCAAAAACTGATTTATAGTTATTATCCCCCCCACTTTTCTAAATTGTGTAGAAGACGTTCtcctctttgttttcttctctaCCGCAAACTGTAGCCGTTTTCATTTGTTGCTataaaaaaccaaaagctaTAGGTAGTAAATCGTTTCTTCTCCTAATcattttctacaaaaaaaaatctccaagAGACGCACTATACTTGATCAATTTAGAAAGTTGATTACTCAGTTTTTAAGTTTGTTTGTTTATCTTATTTCAGTTAATATTCTTCCCCATCTAATTTCTTTCTACTTTGTGTGTGCATGTATGTTTGTTTATGGCAACTGCAGTGAAATTTTGATTCTGGTGTTTACAAAACCTTCTTCCTTATATACGAGTGGTGAGGTTTATTTATTGGTCCGATCCCTTCTGAATTATCCATTTATAGTATGTATCTTATGTAAATTGATGATATTACTTGATTGATGCATGACTATTGTTAGTGTccttcaaggaaaaaaaaattgattgttTATTGCATAATTTTCCATAGATATTTATTTCCAGGTGTTTTCTTTGCATCGTCTTAGGTTATGTGAAGAAATGACTAAATTCTTTGGTTCCAAGTAACTTTTATACTCCATTTTTCTTCTCCATGTAACTTAATTTGGTTTCCTAATTGcatcaattttattttccttttcctgtCATCATGCGGTTGGTTATGTTTTTGAATGGTTTGACAATAAAAAGAAGCGGATTGGAACATCAACGAGTTTTTTAATCAAACAACAAACATGATTCATCTAATTGATAAAAAACTTATTCTTGGGATTATTTCCTTCCTGTTCAATTAGAACCCAGAACATCCCAACCGTGAAGATCATTTCAACAAGACGTACGTTGTACAAAATATGTACAAATGCGCTGTTTTTGAACATGTGTTCAAGGATGGCGTGTTGGAACCAATATGTACTTGACATCATTTGATGCGCTGGAATGTACATATAGATTGGTTCACAAATGAGCTAGAATTGTACAAAAATTATATATGTACAAAAGAGGAAGATACAATATGCATAGAGACACATACATTCCAACATCTCAACTCAGAACTGATCTTCTATCTCTTCGTTGTTGTTCCAATTCCGCTTCTTGTTTTTGATGATTTGTTATCGTTCCAATTTCCTCTCTTGTTCAAACCTCCTTATTGAAGGCACTATTTCAATTTCTAGCCAAAGGAGCCAATCGGATTTGGGGAATCATGAAAGCATCCGTAGATCTAAggcaaatttttatttatttattattattattttttctttttcttttctcgattacaaaaaaaaatagttaacTCGTACTTTTAGGCTTCTGTCTGGAACATCTGGGCATTTTGCTTGTCCAACACCGGAGGTGGACGAGCAAAATGAAGACCCTCCAGTGGTGGACGCGCGTCGACGGTTTAGGGCATTTTGCTCGTCCACCACCGGGCTATTTAAGACCCTTTTTCCTCTAATTGGTATCTCAAACTTTTACAGGCAGCAACGCAATAATTGACACGATAGAAGGACATATGGAGTGAAGTTTGGCCATCGAATCAATTTTGATGACTTGGTTCATGGTAATTCAGCTCATTATGTCATGCTTAATTAACTTACTGACTGCCTAAACCTTATTTACTGATtgctttattattattctttctAGGATCTCCGCGCTGAAGGAGCGTTCGAGGACTGCAGCCTGATGAATCATTGGATTCTTATCTATTTAGACATTTACCCCAGACATTTtgtaatatgatttttttttttttttttttgctttttggtACCTTGCTTTGGTTtaagaatttttgttttgctactTTAATTTGAGGATTTATAGAGACTTaagtttgacattttgatttTGGTGGGTTGTTTTGTTTCATATTCATCTTTTGATGCTTTGTTTGGCTAGATAATTTGCTTTTGCAAGTAATTATTAGGTAATGTCGATTCCGCATTGAATTAACCGATTAAGGTTCAGATTTAGTGCAATTGGATTAATTTAATGTCAGACCCCGCATTGGATTAAGGTTCAGTTTACCTTAAGGCTTGATTTAATGATAGTGGTTATCATTCTAAGAGTGGAGTAGTTTTCTTTGTTCTATTCCCTAGTTTTTTTTAACTAATGCTTTGTGTCACTGCTCTATTCAATCAGTTTCCCTCATCTTCAACATCTGTTTCAtcttgttttttggtttttttttttgtattttttttcctacttcagcttgTCTAAATTAGAGATCTACTGCCGctacctcttccttgtttttctaCACAAATCAGTGGCTGTTTTAGTGGAGACTTTAGTTTGACATTTTGCTTTGGTGGTTTGTTGCGTTTGATATTTaaggcatctccaacagaatacttatttaaaaaaaaattgaa
Above is a genomic segment from Rosa chinensis cultivar Old Blush chromosome 3, RchiOBHm-V2, whole genome shotgun sequence containing:
- the LOC121052264 gene encoding probable LRR receptor-like serine/threonine-protein kinase At3g47570, yielding MGRLLRLQLLHLSLNSFSGKFPSNISHCTQLRVLNVISNELTGSIPDQLGSLLKLTHLWLQGNHLTGKIPEWIGNFSSLYSIALGDNNLQGRIPNQLGRLTSLGNFLVWSNNLSGMVPSSIYIIIHIFSVTDNQLRGELPQNVGITLPNLEVFAGDVNKFTGTVPASLSNASRLRLLDFAEDNSLGSGKDGDLTSLNFLANCTNLEVLSFSRNHLGGELPDSIANLSTKLRIFTIGGNLIYGPLPTGIGNLVNLTTLGIEQNHIGVSLPDVIGKLYKLEGLYLNLNIFSGPIPSSLGNLTSVTRLFMKGNRFEGSIPPSLGNCQNL